A genome region from Candidatus Eisenbacteria bacterium includes the following:
- a CDS encoding helix-turn-helix transcriptional regulator yields the protein MTYPLGRRRRVKHIGFYCIGPTVTPVRIEAYQRNLRRSRWLDRVRQHLFLLGARRLDILYLLTRESELCVCDLADILGATVSAVSHQLRILRQHGQVRSRRDGQTIFYSLTGRAATLVRNQERAYGHV from the coding sequence ATGACATATCCTCTCGGGCGCCGTCGCCGGGTCAAGCACATCGGCTTCTACTGCATCGGCCCCACCGTAACTCCCGTCAGGATCGAGGCCTACCAGCGCAATCTCCGGCGTAGCCGATGGCTGGATCGCGTCCGCCAGCACCTCTTCCTCCTCGGCGCGCGTCGCCTCGACATCCTTTATCTCCTCACGCGCGAGTCTGAGCTGTGCGTGTGTGACCTGGCGGACATCCTGGGCGCTACCGTCTCCGCCGTCTCGCACCAGCTCCGGATCCTCCGCCAGCATGGGCAGGTCCGGTCACGGCGCGACGGGCAGACCATCTTCTATTCACTCACCGGACGAGCCGCGACGCTCGTTCGCAATCAGGAGAGAGCGTATGGACACGTTTGA
- a CDS encoding carboxymuconolactone decarboxylase family protein, with the protein METVAQEPARLSPEITASIAKMRQVAYTTGDVPSKYKLLTAAAMSVVIRCEPCIRAYVEWAAKQGATKEEMVEFLNVAMTM; encoded by the coding sequence ATGGAAACCGTCGCTCAAGAACCGGCCCGGCTGAGTCCGGAGATCACTGCCAGTATCGCCAAGATGCGGCAGGTCGCGTACACGACCGGCGACGTGCCCAGCAAGTACAAACTCCTGACCGCCGCCGCGATGTCGGTCGTCATCCGCTGCGAGCCCTGCATTCGGGCTTACGTCGAATGGGCCGCCAAGCAGGGTGCCACTAAGGAGGAGATGGTTGAGTTCCTCAACGTAGCAATGACCATGTAG
- a CDS encoding cation transporter, which produces MKDRSVFVGSLVAGVLASACCIGPLVLGVLGLSSLGLGAALAPLRPWFLGVTAAFLTIGFYFAYRPQRAEACAPGEACAKPVSRRGQRIGLWVVTVATVALASYPNWGARLTTSHNASAASPAANAVVALDVHGMTCSACAGEIEGELRKVPGVVQATVSYERRRAEIRLSAAQPRVQPLIAAVEKAGYHATPANQ; this is translated from the coding sequence GTGAAGGATCGCAGCGTGTTTGTTGGTTCGCTGGTCGCCGGCGTGCTCGCCTCCGCCTGTTGCATCGGACCGCTCGTCCTTGGCGTCCTGGGGCTGAGCTCGCTCGGTCTGGGCGCAGCATTGGCACCACTGCGGCCGTGGTTCCTGGGCGTGACGGCCGCGTTTCTCACGATCGGATTCTACTTCGCCTACCGGCCGCAGCGCGCCGAGGCCTGTGCTCCGGGGGAGGCGTGCGCCAAGCCGGTCAGCCGCCGGGGGCAGCGCATCGGGCTCTGGGTGGTGACGGTAGCAACGGTCGCGCTTGCCAGCTACCCGAACTGGGGTGCACGACTAACGACATCGCACAACGCGTCGGCAGCAAGTCCTGCCGCGAACGCGGTCGTGGCGCTCGATGTGCACGGTATGACCTGCAGCGCCTGTGCGGGTGAGATCGAAGGCGAGTTGCGCAAGGTGCCCGGCGTCGTGCAAGCGACTGTGAGCTACGAGCGTCGACGCGCGGAGATCCGGCTCTCGGCCGCGCAGCCAAGAGTGCAACCGCTCATCGCGGCCGTCGAGAAGGCTGGCTACCACGCCACGCCGGCCAATCAGTGA
- a CDS encoding metal-sensitive transcriptional regulator, producing the protein MATKTTSTKQLKSTSSAYLTKDMRTDLSARLARIEGHVRAVREMLEEDESCEDLMTQLAAVRAATTQAIVKLFEGHMETCVTTCVQTGKGQAALGGLKGAFTTLLRQV; encoded by the coding sequence ATGGCCACGAAGACCACTTCCACGAAGCAACTGAAGAGCACGTCGTCCGCATACCTCACGAAGGACATGCGCACTGACCTTTCCGCCCGCTTGGCACGGATCGAAGGTCACGTGCGCGCTGTCCGCGAAATGCTCGAGGAAGATGAGTCCTGCGAGGACTTAATGACGCAGCTTGCCGCGGTTCGCGCCGCGACCACTCAGGCGATCGTCAAGCTATTTGAAGGTCACATGGAGACGTGCGTGACAACCTGCGTCCAGACAGGGAAGGGTCAGGCGGCGCTCGGCGGGCTGAAGGGCGCGTTCACGACGCTGCTGCGACAAGTCTAG
- a CDS encoding type I restriction endonuclease subunit R — translation MTPHAYTEDQLVEQPAIGLFAELGWRTVSAMEEILGAGGTLDRETKGEVVLTGRLRAVLVRFNPALPPEAINTAVDELTRDRSAMSLEAANRELYRWLKDGLPVSVPDPEHGGQKPERVRIVEWEHPEQNDFLLVSQLSVVGNLYTCRPDLVGFVNGLPWVVVELKKPGVPARAAFDENLTHYKQEIPQLFWFNALLIASNGTDSRVGSLTTDWGRFFEWKRAEREDEPRRVSLETMLRGTCDRTRLLDLVENFTLFSEHKAGLVKVVGQNHQFLGVNNAIAAMLEARKLGHGRGGVFWQTQGSGKSFAMVFFAQKVLRRITGNWTFVVVTDRVDLDDQIAKTFKAVGAVSEAESKECHAQSGEELRGLLRGNHRYVFTLIHKFQSPEVLTDRADVIVLTDEAHRSQYDTLAVNMRAALPKATFLAFTGTPLIAGEERTKGVFGDYVSIYDFQQSVEDGATVPLFYENRTPELELVNPAINDDLYALIEDASLDPEQEDKLERELGRQYHLLTRDDRLETVARDIVRHFLGRGFVGKAMVVSIDKATALRMHDKVRKHWDAEAERVRRELARYDLNDGQRAALVARQDVLATTDMALVVSPGQNEIAQMKALGLDIEPHRRRMNESQPGLDEKFKDTDDPLRIVFVCAMWLTGFDAPSCSTVYLDKPMRNHTLMQTIARANRVFPGKHSGIIVDYANVFASLEKALAIYGTGTGGERPVRDKQQLVAELRTAIENATAFCSGHGVHLAEIESRPVGSLERLQRVDDAVNALVSPDPVRRDFLGHERYVGTLYGAVKPDPAVLEFAVRVSGLAAIAQAIRAKLNPDPADISGVMGAIASLLDESIVGTTIRDAGPPAIDLSKINFEALAERFKKSKHPNTDLEVLKAAIQAQLEKLIRLNRTRTDFAEKFAELIESYNAGSRNIDALFEELLRFTRSLDVEQTRHVRENVSEEDLVIFDILTRPAPELSGEERAEVKKVARELLERVKGLLVLNWRKKAAARSTLRLAIEDALDAGLPRAYTPELYQQKCSAVFEHVYESYPERGEGVYAAGA, via the coding sequence ATGACCCCTCACGCCTACACCGAAGACCAGCTCGTTGAGCAGCCCGCCATCGGGCTCTTCGCCGAACTTGGCTGGCGGACGGTGTCGGCGATGGAAGAGATCCTTGGGGCGGGCGGAACGCTCGACCGCGAGACCAAGGGCGAGGTCGTGCTCACGGGACGTCTGCGCGCCGTGCTGGTGCGCTTCAATCCCGCCCTGCCCCCGGAGGCCATCAACACCGCCGTCGATGAGCTGACGCGTGACCGCTCGGCGATGAGCCTGGAAGCGGCCAACCGGGAGCTCTACCGGTGGCTCAAGGACGGCCTGCCGGTATCGGTGCCCGACCCGGAACACGGCGGGCAAAAGCCCGAGCGCGTGCGCATCGTGGAGTGGGAGCATCCGGAGCAGAACGACTTCCTGCTCGTGAGCCAGTTGAGCGTGGTCGGCAACCTCTACACCTGCCGGCCGGATCTCGTCGGCTTCGTCAATGGCCTGCCCTGGGTTGTGGTGGAACTCAAGAAGCCCGGCGTGCCAGCGCGAGCGGCCTTCGACGAGAACTTGACGCATTACAAGCAGGAGATTCCCCAGCTCTTCTGGTTCAACGCGCTGCTCATTGCCAGCAACGGCACCGACAGCCGCGTAGGGTCTCTCACCACCGACTGGGGCCGTTTCTTCGAGTGGAAGCGGGCCGAGCGTGAGGACGAGCCTCGCCGGGTCTCGCTCGAGACAATGCTTCGCGGCACCTGCGACCGCACGCGGCTGCTGGACCTGGTCGAGAACTTCACGCTCTTCTCCGAGCATAAGGCGGGGTTGGTCAAGGTAGTCGGCCAGAACCACCAGTTCCTGGGCGTCAACAACGCCATCGCCGCGATGTTGGAAGCCCGAAAGCTCGGCCATGGCCGAGGAGGCGTCTTCTGGCAGACGCAGGGCAGCGGCAAGAGCTTCGCGATGGTCTTCTTCGCGCAGAAGGTGCTACGCCGAATCACAGGCAACTGGACGTTTGTGGTGGTCACGGATCGAGTCGATCTCGATGACCAGATCGCCAAGACGTTCAAGGCCGTGGGCGCGGTGTCCGAGGCCGAGAGCAAGGAATGCCATGCCCAGAGCGGCGAGGAACTGCGCGGGCTCCTGCGCGGCAACCACCGCTATGTCTTCACGCTGATCCACAAGTTCCAGTCGCCCGAGGTGCTGACCGACCGCGCGGACGTCATCGTGCTGACCGACGAAGCCCACCGCAGCCAGTACGACACGCTGGCGGTCAACATGCGCGCCGCGCTGCCCAAGGCGACGTTCCTCGCGTTCACCGGTACACCTCTGATCGCAGGCGAGGAGCGCACCAAGGGCGTATTCGGCGACTACGTGTCGATCTACGACTTCCAGCAGTCCGTTGAGGACGGCGCCACCGTGCCACTCTTCTACGAGAATCGCACGCCTGAGCTGGAGCTGGTGAACCCAGCGATTAACGACGACCTCTACGCTCTGATTGAGGATGCGTCACTCGACCCCGAGCAGGAGGACAAGCTCGAACGCGAGCTGGGCCGGCAATACCACCTGCTCACGCGCGACGACCGGCTGGAGACCGTGGCGCGCGACATCGTCCGGCACTTCCTCGGCCGGGGATTCGTGGGCAAGGCCATGGTCGTCTCGATCGACAAGGCCACGGCTCTCCGCATGCACGACAAGGTGCGCAAGCACTGGGATGCGGAAGCCGAGCGCGTCAGGCGAGAGCTGGCTCGCTATGACCTGAACGATGGCCAACGAGCGGCACTGGTTGCGCGGCAGGACGTGCTGGCCACGACGGACATGGCGCTCGTGGTGTCCCCCGGGCAGAACGAGATCGCCCAGATGAAGGCGCTTGGGCTGGACATCGAACCGCATCGCCGGCGAATGAACGAGTCGCAGCCCGGGCTGGACGAGAAGTTCAAGGACACGGACGACCCGCTCCGGATCGTGTTCGTGTGCGCGATGTGGCTCACTGGCTTCGACGCGCCGAGCTGCTCGACGGTGTACCTGGACAAGCCCATGCGGAACCACACGCTCATGCAGACCATCGCCCGGGCGAACAGAGTGTTCCCGGGCAAGCACAGCGGCATCATCGTCGACTACGCGAACGTGTTCGCGTCGCTGGAGAAGGCGCTGGCGATCTACGGCACGGGCACGGGCGGCGAGCGCCCCGTGCGCGACAAGCAGCAGCTCGTGGCGGAACTGCGGACCGCCATCGAGAACGCCACGGCATTCTGTTCGGGGCACGGCGTGCATCTTGCCGAGATCGAATCCAGGCCGGTCGGGAGCCTGGAGCGGCTTCAGAGGGTGGACGACGCGGTGAACGCGCTGGTATCGCCCGATCCCGTGCGGCGCGACTTCCTTGGGCACGAGCGCTACGTCGGGACGCTCTACGGCGCGGTGAAGCCCGATCCCGCGGTCCTCGAGTTCGCGGTGCGCGTCTCGGGTCTCGCGGCGATCGCGCAAGCGATCCGCGCCAAACTCAATCCCGATCCCGCCGACATCTCAGGCGTGATGGGCGCGATCGCGTCGCTGCTCGACGAGTCGATCGTCGGCACAACGATCCGGGACGCCGGCCCGCCAGCCATCGACCTCTCGAAGATCAACTTCGAGGCACTGGCCGAGCGGTTCAAGAAGTCGAAGCACCCCAACACGGACCTCGAGGTGCTGAAGGCGGCGATCCAGGCACAGCTGGAGAAGCTGATCCGGCTGAATCGCACGAGGACCGACTTCGCGGAGAAGTTCGCGGAGTTGATCGAGAGCTACAACGCGGGAAGCCGCAACATCGACGCGTTGTTCGAGGAGCTGCTCCGGTTCACGCGGAGCCTCGATGTCGAACAGACCAGGCATGTGCGTGAAAACGTGTCGGAGGAAGATCTCGTCATCTTCGACATCCTGACTCGCCCGGCGCCAGAGTTGTCCGGCGAGGAACGAGCGGAAGTGAAGAAAGTGGCGCGCGAGCTGCTGGAACGGGTCAAGGGCCTGTTGGTCTTGAACTGGCGCAAGAAGGCAGCAGCGCGCTCGACGCTTCGTCTGGCGATCGAGGACGCCCTCGATGCCGGCCTTCCGCGTGCCTACACGCCGGAGCTCTACCAGCAGAAGTGCTCGGCCGTGTTCGAACACGTCTACGAGAGCTACCCGGAGCGTGGCGAGGGCGTTTATGCGGCTGGAGCGTAG
- a CDS encoding restriction endonuclease subunit S: MARDFHGGRVDIAGARKIPKALGDKLRIGFARAGDVLLTHKGTVGLVAMVPEVQDYVMLTPQVTYYRTNPAALLNTYLKYAFQSPFFRHQLESYSAQSTRPYIGITAQKDLELEMPPPRLQRRIADTLSAYDELIENNQRRIEILEEMARRIYREWFVYFRFPGHENHPRVPSPLGEIPKGWGVRTLGEIAEDVRRNVPKGPLELPRPYVGLEHIPRRSLALDAWEMTAELGSNKLEFKKGEVLFGKIRPYFHKVSVAPFDGLCSADTIVIRARQPEHYAVVAACVSSDEFVAEASATANGAKMPRANWGVLEKYQVVVACGEVAEEFSSTMTGLIEQQQALVQQVQVLRRTRDLLLPRLLSGHIKLDAA; this comes from the coding sequence ATGGCCCGTGACTTCCACGGTGGACGCGTCGACATTGCGGGTGCGCGAAAGATCCCCAAGGCTCTCGGTGACAAGCTGCGAATCGGCTTCGCTCGAGCTGGTGACGTACTGCTCACGCACAAAGGCACCGTCGGGCTGGTCGCCATGGTGCCGGAAGTTCAGGACTACGTGATGCTCACGCCGCAGGTTACCTACTACCGCACCAACCCAGCGGCGCTGCTCAACACGTACCTCAAGTATGCGTTCCAGTCGCCGTTCTTCCGGCACCAGCTCGAGTCGTACTCGGCCCAATCAACTCGGCCCTACATCGGAATAACGGCGCAGAAGGACCTTGAGCTGGAGATGCCGCCACCGCGGCTCCAGCGACGGATCGCGGACACCCTTTCGGCCTACGACGAGCTGATCGAGAACAACCAGCGTCGGATCGAGATCCTGGAAGAGATGGCGCGCCGGATCTACCGCGAGTGGTTTGTCTACTTTCGCTTCCCCGGCCACGAGAACCACCCCCGAGTCCCTTCGCCCCTTGGTGAGATCCCGAAAGGTTGGGGCGTGAGAACGCTCGGTGAGATTGCGGAGGACGTACGTCGCAACGTGCCGAAGGGTCCGCTTGAACTTCCGCGGCCGTACGTCGGCCTCGAGCACATCCCGCGTCGCTCGCTGGCTCTGGATGCATGGGAGATGACTGCTGAGCTCGGCTCGAACAAACTGGAGTTCAAGAAGGGGGAAGTGCTCTTCGGGAAGATCCGGCCCTACTTCCACAAGGTCAGCGTTGCGCCGTTCGATGGCCTATGTTCGGCTGACACGATCGTCATTCGTGCGCGCCAGCCAGAGCACTACGCAGTCGTCGCAGCCTGTGTCTCCAGCGACGAGTTTGTTGCTGAGGCCAGCGCAACCGCCAACGGCGCGAAGATGCCGCGCGCAAACTGGGGGGTGTTGGAGAAGTACCAGGTGGTCGTGGCCTGTGGTGAAGTTGCGGAGGAGTTTTCGTCGACGATGACCGGGCTGATTGAGCAGCAGCAGGCGCTTGTCCAGCAAGTACAAGTCCTCCGCCGCACGCGCGACCTGCTTCTCCCGCGCCTGCTGTCCGGCCACATCAAACTCGACGCCGCCTGA
- a CDS encoding SAM-dependent DNA methyltransferase → MHWVGPAAKEDASATLEKRLWDAADQFRANSGLKAQEYSGPILGLIFLRFAEVRFTAQYAKLAKSGASSRRGSRVEDPAAYHADGVLFLGSEARFEYLLTLPERADVGAKVNAAMRDVEKHNPQLAGVLPKTYNLFTSALLKDLLKKVSEIPATIDFDAFGRIYEYFLGEFARTEGQKGGEFYTPASIVRLLAEIIEPFHGRILDPACGSGGMFVQSARFVAEHQKNPAAELAICGVEKTDETGRLCRMNLAVHGLEGDIRHGGNVNSYYDDPHKATGKFDFVLANPPFNVNAVDKERLKDMVGPGRRFAYGVPKPDNANYLWIQLFHSALNAKGRAGFVMANSASDARSSEQDIRQLLVEARAVDVMVAVGPNMFYTVTLPCTLWFLDKGKAKAPRADTVLFIDARHIYRQVDRAHRDWTSGQIGFLANLVRLYRGEAPDFTYGGDEVEAKLKEVFGKKPKYGDVPGLCRAATLKQIEAQGWSLNPGRYVGVAPGEDVSDEDFKAQLEVLNEELEALNAQARELEARIARNVAEVLEGR, encoded by the coding sequence ATGCACTGGGTCGGTCCCGCAGCAAAGGAAGATGCGAGCGCCACGCTCGAGAAGCGCCTCTGGGACGCTGCGGACCAGTTCCGCGCGAACTCAGGACTCAAGGCTCAGGAGTATTCGGGGCCGATTCTCGGTCTGATCTTCCTGCGATTCGCCGAGGTACGCTTCACAGCCCAGTACGCGAAACTGGCGAAGAGTGGCGCCTCGTCGCGCCGCGGCAGTCGTGTCGAGGATCCGGCTGCCTATCATGCCGACGGCGTACTCTTCCTGGGGTCTGAGGCTCGGTTCGAGTACCTGCTAACCCTGCCCGAGCGCGCCGATGTCGGCGCCAAGGTCAACGCGGCCATGCGGGACGTGGAGAAGCACAATCCACAGCTCGCCGGCGTGCTTCCGAAGACCTACAACCTGTTCACCAGCGCGCTGCTCAAAGACCTGCTCAAGAAGGTCTCCGAGATTCCGGCGACGATCGACTTCGACGCCTTCGGGCGCATCTACGAGTACTTTCTCGGTGAGTTCGCCCGCACAGAAGGGCAGAAGGGCGGCGAGTTCTACACGCCGGCCAGCATCGTCAGGCTGCTCGCCGAGATCATCGAGCCCTTCCACGGTCGCATCCTCGACCCCGCGTGCGGTTCCGGTGGCATGTTCGTGCAATCGGCCCGTTTCGTCGCCGAGCACCAGAAGAACCCAGCTGCCGAGCTCGCGATCTGCGGTGTCGAGAAGACGGACGAGACCGGGCGTCTCTGTCGCATGAACCTCGCGGTTCATGGTCTGGAGGGCGACATACGCCACGGCGGCAACGTCAACAGCTACTACGACGACCCGCACAAGGCCACGGGCAAGTTCGACTTCGTGCTCGCCAACCCGCCGTTCAACGTGAACGCGGTGGACAAGGAGCGGCTCAAGGACATGGTCGGCCCCGGTCGCCGCTTCGCATACGGCGTGCCGAAGCCCGACAACGCGAACTACCTCTGGATCCAGCTCTTCCATTCCGCGTTGAACGCCAAGGGCCGCGCCGGCTTCGTCATGGCCAACTCGGCGTCAGACGCCCGGTCATCCGAGCAGGACATCCGCCAGCTGCTCGTCGAAGCGAGGGCCGTGGACGTGATGGTCGCCGTCGGCCCCAACATGTTCTACACGGTGACGCTGCCCTGCACGCTGTGGTTCCTCGACAAGGGCAAAGCGAAAGCGCCCCGGGCGGACACGGTGCTCTTCATTGACGCGCGCCATATTTACCGGCAAGTGGACCGCGCGCACCGCGACTGGACGTCTGGCCAGATTGGGTTCCTCGCCAATCTCGTGCGTCTCTACCGCGGCGAAGCCCCGGACTTCACCTACGGTGGCGATGAGGTCGAGGCGAAGCTCAAGGAGGTGTTCGGCAAGAAGCCGAAGTACGGTGACGTCCCCGGCCTATGCCGCGCCGCGACGCTGAAGCAGATTGAAGCGCAGGGCTGGTCGCTCAACCCTGGCCGTTACGTGGGTGTCGCGCCAGGCGAAGACGTGAGCGACGAAGACTTCAAGGCGCAGCTCGAAGTGCTGAACGAGGAGCTCGAGGCGCTGAACGCGCAGGCGCGGGAGCTCGAGGCGAGGATTGCGCGGAATGTCGCCGAAGTCCTGGAGGGGCGGTGA
- a CDS encoding DEAD/DEAH box helicase, which yields MAFKKISGELRAPDDPEVLFRDLRGRKIQGLLSQQADVLREYARVGVGLDDVAIQLPTGSGKTLVGLLIAEWRRRKFGERVLYLCPTRQLVNQVVANATAKYGLKLNGFTGSRRDFDPARSSEYVSAEAVGVATYSAIFNSNPFFEDPQVLVCDDAHAAESYIASMWSLQILRRTHETLYVNVLSALKDTLETTDYQRLRSEDPTHWDEQWIELIPGPKLDAVVPTLEGLLDAHCTDDVHRYAWSELKGHLAACNLFVTPRELLIRPLVPPTFQHSPFAGAAQRVYMSATLGAGGDLERIMGRRAIQRINPPAGFERQGVGRRFFLFPGRSLEPDAANAMVRELIDEAPRTLYLVPSDARAAEVRDSLATLADLHFFDGRGLENSKASFVSANRAIALVANRYDGIDLNGDECRLLIFDGFPGTTNLQEKFLVTRMAAGVILDERVGTRLAQGFGRCTRSDTDYAVVVVVGESISKHLLKAERRAHFHPELQAEIEFGLEQSKDVAGSEMLANTKTFLAQGEEWRSAEYQLLGIRDARTREPRAGETDLATAVGHEVEYSEKLWNGDHQGALASAESVLGFLNADPLRGYRALWNYLAGCCAWRLGSNDSDGFRGRAREWFRRAAAAATGVRWLHEVARMTAVEVLETDTTQQALMEQVACVEAQLERLGIVNNRGFEAELLGVTIGLGGGATPAFERAHALLGKNLGFESGCESGPAEPDAWWRVSANEYIVFEDHADALQTSSISVKKVRQAASHEAWLRTRRGLPDSAKVVVVMISPCCEVDREAQPLGREVGLWALADFRAWAQRGLECIRGLRSSYPGRLDLAWQADAAERLKQSGCDPQSILARVTRVKIEDLRARG from the coding sequence ATGGCCTTCAAGAAGATCAGCGGGGAGCTTAGGGCACCAGATGATCCTGAGGTGCTGTTTCGCGACCTCCGCGGGCGGAAGATCCAAGGGCTTCTTTCGCAACAAGCCGACGTGCTTCGAGAGTACGCAAGGGTCGGCGTAGGACTCGACGACGTGGCCATCCAGCTTCCGACCGGGAGCGGCAAGACACTTGTCGGCCTTCTGATTGCGGAGTGGCGGAGGCGCAAGTTCGGTGAGCGGGTCCTGTATCTTTGCCCGACTCGTCAGCTGGTGAATCAAGTTGTGGCCAACGCCACTGCGAAGTACGGGCTGAAGCTCAATGGATTCACGGGCTCCAGGCGCGACTTCGATCCAGCTAGATCCTCCGAGTACGTCTCGGCAGAAGCCGTTGGCGTGGCGACCTACAGTGCGATCTTCAACAGCAACCCGTTCTTCGAAGATCCACAGGTCCTCGTTTGCGATGACGCACACGCGGCGGAGAGCTACATCGCGTCGATGTGGTCGCTCCAAATCCTCCGTCGAACGCACGAGACGTTGTACGTCAACGTCTTGTCGGCGCTCAAGGACACTCTCGAGACGACTGACTACCAACGTTTACGGTCAGAGGACCCAACCCATTGGGACGAGCAGTGGATTGAACTGATTCCTGGGCCCAAGCTCGACGCCGTAGTGCCCACACTTGAAGGATTGCTCGACGCGCACTGTACCGATGACGTTCACCGCTACGCCTGGAGTGAACTGAAGGGGCACCTAGCAGCGTGCAACCTATTTGTCACGCCGCGTGAGCTCCTGATCCGCCCGCTCGTGCCGCCGACGTTTCAGCACTCCCCGTTCGCCGGCGCAGCACAGAGGGTCTACATGTCTGCCACGCTCGGCGCGGGTGGCGATCTTGAGAGGATCATGGGCAGAAGGGCGATCCAACGGATCAACCCTCCTGCCGGATTCGAGCGGCAAGGAGTGGGACGACGGTTCTTTCTCTTCCCGGGTCGATCCCTTGAACCCGATGCGGCCAACGCGATGGTTCGCGAACTGATCGATGAGGCGCCACGGACCTTGTACCTCGTCCCATCTGATGCGCGCGCGGCAGAAGTCCGTGACTCGCTGGCCACGCTAGCAGACCTGCACTTCTTTGACGGCCGTGGGCTTGAGAACTCCAAAGCGAGCTTCGTCTCCGCGAACCGCGCGATTGCACTGGTCGCGAACCGTTACGACGGCATCGACCTCAACGGTGACGAATGTCGGCTGTTGATCTTCGATGGCTTTCCCGGAACGACAAACCTGCAGGAAAAGTTTCTCGTTACTCGGATGGCGGCGGGCGTGATCTTGGATGAGCGAGTCGGGACAAGGCTCGCACAAGGGTTTGGGCGTTGCACCCGCTCGGACACTGACTACGCGGTTGTGGTCGTGGTTGGAGAGAGCATCTCGAAGCACCTACTGAAGGCTGAAAGAAGGGCGCACTTCCATCCTGAACTTCAAGCTGAGATAGAGTTCGGTTTGGAGCAGTCGAAGGACGTGGCCGGGTCCGAAATGCTCGCAAACACCAAGACCTTCCTCGCGCAAGGTGAGGAGTGGCGGTCAGCGGAATACCAGCTTCTGGGCATTCGGGATGCGCGCACGAGGGAGCCCCGGGCAGGTGAGACGGATCTCGCTACGGCCGTGGGGCACGAAGTCGAGTATTCAGAGAAGCTCTGGAATGGAGATCATCAGGGAGCCTTGGCGTCAGCAGAGTCCGTGCTGGGATTCCTCAACGCCGATCCGCTTCGGGGGTACCGCGCACTTTGGAACTATCTTGCGGGATGTTGCGCGTGGCGGCTTGGCTCAAACGATTCGGATGGGTTCCGCGGTCGCGCGAGGGAGTGGTTCCGGCGCGCCGCCGCGGCCGCAACTGGTGTGCGGTGGCTGCACGAGGTAGCGCGCATGACGGCCGTGGAAGTGCTGGAGACGGATACGACTCAGCAGGCCTTGATGGAGCAAGTGGCATGTGTCGAGGCACAACTTGAGCGCTTGGGGATCGTAAACAACCGAGGATTCGAGGCGGAGCTCCTCGGCGTCACCATTGGACTGGGCGGCGGCGCAACTCCTGCCTTCGAAAGGGCCCACGCTCTTCTGGGCAAGAACCTCGGATTCGAGTCAGGCTGCGAGTCGGGGCCAGCAGAGCCTGACGCTTGGTGGCGCGTTAGCGCGAATGAGTACATTGTGTTCGAGGACCATGCTGACGCACTCCAAACATCCTCGATCTCAGTCAAGAAGGTTCGCCAAGCGGCATCGCACGAAGCGTGGCTCAGAACCAGGCGAGGGCTTCCGGACTCGGCGAAGGTCGTTGTTGTGATGATTTCGCCCTGCTGCGAGGTTGATCGGGAGGCCCAGCCCTTGGGTCGAGAAGTAGGGCTTTGGGCTCTGGCCGATTTCAGAGCGTGGGCGCAGAGAGGGCTGGAGTGCATTCGTGGGCTGCGGAGCAGTTACCCCGGGCGCTTGGACCTCGCTTGGCAGGCTGACGCGGCTGAACGGCTGAAGCAGAGTGGGTGTGATCCACAGTCCATTCTCGCGCGAGTGACGCGAGTCAAGATCGAAGACCTACGCGCTCGTGGCTAG